The following coding sequences are from one Pelagovum sp. HNIBRBA483 window:
- the glyA gene encoding serine hydroxymethyltransferase has protein sequence MNATTRDSGFFTESLSSRDPELFGAIRSELGRQRDEIELIASENIVSAAVMEAQGSVMTNKYAEGYPGRRYYGGCEYVDVAENLAIERGCELFNCAFANVQPNSGSQANQGVFQALLQPGDTILGMSLDAGGHLTHGARPNQSGKWFNAVQYGVRQQDSLIDYEQVQALATEHQPKMIIAGGSAIPRIIDFAKMREIADSVGAYLLVDMAHFAGLVAAGLYPSPFPHAHVATTTTHKTLRGPRGGAIFTNDEAIAKKVNSAIFPGIQGGPLMHVIAAKAVAFGEALRPEFKLYQEQVIKNAQALADQLMKGGLDIVTGGTDSHVMLVDLRPKGVKGNATEKALGRAHITCNKNGIPFDPEKPTVTSGIRLGSPAGTTRGFSEAEFRQIADWIVEVVDGLAANGEEGNAEVEAKVRSEVQALCAQFPLYPSL, from the coding sequence ATGAACGCCACGACCCGTGATTCCGGCTTCTTCACCGAAAGCCTTTCTTCCCGCGATCCAGAATTGTTTGGTGCAATCCGCTCCGAATTGGGCCGCCAGCGCGACGAAATCGAGCTGATCGCTTCTGAAAACATCGTCTCTGCCGCCGTCATGGAGGCACAAGGGTCGGTAATGACAAACAAATACGCCGAAGGGTATCCGGGGCGGCGTTACTACGGTGGCTGCGAATATGTGGACGTCGCAGAGAACCTGGCAATCGAACGTGGATGCGAACTGTTCAATTGCGCATTTGCCAACGTACAGCCAAACTCCGGCTCACAGGCAAACCAAGGCGTGTTCCAAGCGCTTCTTCAGCCCGGCGATACGATCCTGGGCATGAGCCTCGACGCAGGTGGCCACCTGACGCATGGCGCACGCCCGAACCAGTCGGGCAAGTGGTTCAATGCTGTTCAATACGGTGTTCGCCAACAAGATAGCCTAATCGACTATGAACAGGTTCAGGCTCTCGCAACCGAACACCAGCCCAAGATGATCATTGCCGGTGGTTCTGCCATTCCGCGTATCATCGACTTCGCGAAGATGCGCGAAATCGCCGACAGCGTTGGCGCATATCTGCTGGTTGATATGGCACACTTCGCAGGCCTCGTTGCCGCTGGACTGTACCCATCTCCGTTCCCGCATGCGCATGTCGCCACGACGACCACCCACAAGACCCTGCGCGGCCCCAGGGGTGGCGCGATCTTCACAAACGATGAAGCAATTGCGAAAAAAGTGAACTCGGCGATTTTCCCTGGAATTCAGGGCGGTCCGCTGATGCATGTAATTGCAGCAAAGGCAGTTGCTTTTGGTGAAGCGTTGCGACCTGAATTCAAGCTCTATCAGGAGCAGGTCATCAAGAACGCTCAAGCCCTTGCAGATCAGTTGATGAAAGGCGGATTGGATATCGTGACTGGCGGTACTGACAGCCACGTCATGCTGGTCGACCTGCGCCCCAAGGGCGTCAAGGGGAACGCCACTGAAAAGGCACTTGGTCGCGCGCATATCACCTGCAACAAGAACGGCATTCCGTTCGACCCCGAAAAACCGACCGTCACATCGGGTATCCGCCTTGGATCGCCAGCTGGCACCACGCGCGGTTTTTCTGAAGCAGAGTTCCGCCAAATTGCTGACTGGATCGTCGAAGTGGTGGATGGGCTTGCAGCCAATGGCGAAGAGGGCAACGCAGAGGTGGAGGCGAAGGTACGCAGCGAAGTGCAAGCACTGTGCGCTCAGTTCCCGCTCTACCCGTCACTTTGA
- a CDS encoding alpha/beta fold hydrolase, with protein sequence MLNVVQQTQNGRPKLLVVHGLYGSARNWGIISKRLSDIRDVSAVDMRNHGYSPWFDSHTYHDMGDDLAEVVSKMGGPVDVIGHSMGGKAAMMLALTRPEMVNKLIVADIAPVAYSHNPVENILAMRRVDLTKIERRADALEQLTGLDQGLAEFFLQSLDMKEKRWRLNLDILEKHMSDIVGWPNPDGTFMGETFFLSGALSNYVEPNHKMIIKDLFPKARFARLNGAGHWLHAEKPREFEAAVRAFLQMS encoded by the coding sequence ATGCTGAACGTCGTACAACAAACTCAAAACGGTCGTCCGAAGCTGCTAGTCGTACATGGGCTGTATGGCTCTGCGCGCAATTGGGGGATAATTTCAAAGCGTCTATCGGATATTCGCGATGTGAGTGCGGTCGACATGCGCAACCACGGATACAGCCCATGGTTCGATAGCCATACATATCATGACATGGGCGATGACCTCGCAGAGGTTGTGAGCAAGATGGGCGGCCCCGTCGATGTCATCGGGCATTCAATGGGGGGAAAGGCTGCTATGATGCTCGCGCTCACGCGGCCCGAAATGGTGAACAAACTCATTGTCGCAGACATCGCCCCAGTAGCTTACTCGCACAACCCAGTCGAAAATATTCTCGCCATGCGGAGGGTCGATCTTACAAAGATCGAACGACGTGCTGACGCTTTAGAGCAACTTACCGGGCTTGATCAGGGCTTGGCCGAATTCTTTCTGCAAAGTCTGGACATGAAAGAGAAACGGTGGCGGCTTAATCTCGATATTCTCGAAAAACATATGTCTGATATTGTTGGCTGGCCGAACCCAGACGGGACTTTTATGGGGGAAACCTTCTTCCTATCAGGGGCGCTTTCAAACTATGTCGAGCCAAACCATAAAATGATTATCAAAGACCTATTCCCAAAGGCGCGATTTGCGCGTTTGAACGGCGCAGGGCACTGGCTCCATGCCGAGAAACCCAGAGAATTCGAAGCGGCAGTCCGAGCGTTCCTTCAAATGAGCTGA
- the lepA gene encoding translation elongation factor 4, whose product MTDLAHIRNFSIVAHIDHGKSTLADRLIQSTGTVQDRDMKEQLLDAMDIERERGITIKANTVRIDYVAEDGEKYVLNLIDTPGHVDFTYEVSRSMRAVEGSLLVVDSTQGVEAQTLANVYQAIDADHEIVPILNKIDLPASECDRVAEQIEDVIGIEAMDAIRVSAKTGVGIKETLEAIVKKLPAPKGERNAPLKAMLVDSWYDAYLGVVVLVRIMDGVLKKGDKIKMMQTGASYGVDRIGVFRPAMQNVDELGPGEIGFLTASIKQVRDTKVGDTITHEKKGAETPLPGFKPSVPVVFCGLFPVDSAEFEDLRDAIEKLALNDASFSFEMETSAALGFGFRCGFLGLLHLEVIRDRIEREYDIELITTAPSVVYHIFMKDGTQRELHNPADMPDLTHVDHVEEPRIKATILVPDEYLGDVLKLCQDRRGIQQDLTYAGSRAMVVYDLPLNEVVFDFYDRLKSVTKGYASFDYHLTGYRQDNLVKMQVLVNDEPVDALSMMVHRDRAEMRGRAMCEKLKDLIPRHMFKIPIQAAIGGKVIARETLSALRKDVTAKCYGGDATRKRKLLDKQKAGKKKMRQFGKVDIPQEAFISALKMDS is encoded by the coding sequence ATGACCGATCTTGCTCATATCAGAAACTTCTCGATTGTCGCTCACATCGATCATGGAAAGTCGACGCTCGCTGACCGTTTGATCCAGTCGACGGGCACCGTTCAAGATCGGGATATGAAGGAACAGCTCCTTGATGCGATGGACATCGAGCGTGAGCGCGGCATCACGATCAAAGCCAATACAGTACGGATCGACTACGTTGCTGAAGATGGCGAGAAGTATGTTCTCAACTTGATCGACACGCCAGGACACGTCGATTTCACTTACGAGGTCTCCCGTTCCATGCGCGCGGTTGAGGGATCATTGCTGGTGGTTGATTCCACCCAAGGGGTCGAGGCGCAAACACTTGCTAACGTGTATCAGGCAATTGATGCGGATCACGAAATCGTACCGATCCTGAACAAGATCGATTTGCCGGCTTCGGAATGCGATCGCGTTGCAGAGCAAATTGAGGATGTGATCGGCATTGAAGCAATGGATGCGATCCGCGTATCGGCGAAAACTGGTGTCGGTATCAAGGAAACGCTCGAAGCTATTGTCAAGAAACTGCCTGCGCCGAAAGGGGAGAGGAATGCTCCGCTGAAGGCAATGCTGGTCGATAGCTGGTATGACGCCTATCTTGGGGTGGTCGTTCTTGTTCGCATCATGGACGGTGTCCTGAAGAAGGGCGACAAGATCAAGATGATGCAAACAGGTGCATCATATGGCGTTGACCGAATCGGCGTATTTCGACCTGCGATGCAGAACGTGGATGAACTCGGTCCAGGGGAAATCGGTTTCTTAACTGCTTCGATCAAGCAGGTTCGCGATACCAAGGTCGGCGATACAATCACCCACGAGAAAAAGGGCGCGGAAACCCCGCTGCCGGGCTTCAAACCTTCGGTGCCGGTGGTGTTCTGCGGGCTTTTCCCCGTCGATAGCGCAGAATTCGAGGATTTGCGGGATGCGATCGAAAAACTGGCGCTGAACGATGCGAGTTTCTCATTCGAAATGGAAACCTCCGCCGCACTCGGTTTTGGTTTCCGATGCGGGTTCCTCGGTCTTTTGCATCTGGAAGTGATCCGAGACCGTATCGAGCGTGAGTACGATATCGAGCTGATCACAACGGCACCGTCCGTGGTTTATCATATCTTCATGAAGGACGGCACTCAGCGGGAGCTTCACAATCCAGCAGATATGCCCGATCTTACGCATGTCGACCACGTCGAGGAACCGCGTATCAAAGCAACTATTTTGGTTCCCGACGAATATCTTGGCGATGTTTTGAAATTATGCCAGGACCGTCGCGGTATCCAGCAGGATCTAACCTATGCGGGTAGCCGCGCGATGGTTGTATATGACCTGCCACTTAACGAGGTGGTTTTCGATTTCTATGACCGGCTGAAGTCGGTCACTAAAGGGTACGCCTCTTTCGATTATCACCTCACAGGGTATCGTCAGGATAATCTCGTCAAGATGCAGGTCTTGGTCAATGACGAGCCGGTCGACGCTCTTTCAATGATGGTGCATAGGGATCGTGCGGAGATGCGCGGTCGCGCCATGTGTGAAAAGCTGAAAGACCTGATCCCGCGCCACATGTTCAAGATTCCGATTCAGGCAGCAATCGGCGGCAAGGTCATCGCACGCGAAACCCTTTCGGCGTTGCGGAAGGACGTAACAGCCAAATGCTATGGTGGTGACGCCACGCGCAAGCGCAAGCTGTTGGACAAGCAAAAGGCTGGGAAGAAAAAGATGCGGCAATTCGGTAAGGTCGATATTCCGCAAGAGGCATTCATTAGTGCATTGAAAATGGACAGCTAA
- a CDS encoding low molecular weight protein-tyrosine-phosphatase, with the protein MRVLFVCLGNICRSPTAEAVAREVAPNWTIDSAGTSDWHVGEAPYGPMREAARKHGLHMDELRGRQLVKADLGRFDLIIAMDEKNRAAIEALAPGTDRPPIRLLTDFSPDDECEIPDPYYTLDFEGCIVLIKKCIAGLVAAYR; encoded by the coding sequence ATGCGCGTTCTTTTTGTCTGTTTAGGGAATATCTGCCGCTCGCCAACGGCTGAGGCTGTGGCGCGCGAAGTTGCACCGAATTGGACGATCGATAGTGCGGGCACCTCCGATTGGCATGTGGGAGAAGCGCCGTATGGCCCCATGAGGGAGGCCGCACGAAAGCACGGCCTTCATATGGATGAGTTGCGCGGGCGCCAGCTGGTAAAGGCCGATTTAGGGCGCTTTGATCTCATTATCGCCATGGACGAAAAGAACCGCGCAGCGATCGAAGCACTTGCGCCCGGGACGGATCGACCACCAATTCGATTATTGACCGATTTTAGCCCTGACGATGAGTGCGAAATCCCTGACCCTTACTACACGTTGGATTTTGAAGGCTGCATTGTATTGATCAAGAAGTGCATAGCGGGTCTGGTTGCTGCCTATCGTTGA
- a CDS encoding copper chaperone PCu(A)C codes for MFKKPLSIIIALAVYSVSAHAQSADTLTVHHPYAVSSGAMAMAGAAFMVIHNNSDEDRRLLAVSSDVAARVELHTNIEDENGVMRMMRIEGGIPVVAGGTAELARGADHIMLMGVGSEYEIGTEFPLTLVFDDGTEILVQVEVMAANAGGGHGAMEEHMSHGEDGHSEHQGAHDH; via the coding sequence ATGTTTAAGAAGCCTCTATCCATTATCATCGCTCTGGCGGTTTATTCGGTTTCCGCTCATGCGCAATCCGCCGACACGCTTACCGTGCACCATCCTTATGCTGTTTCAAGTGGTGCAATGGCGATGGCAGGGGCCGCTTTCATGGTCATTCACAACAATTCAGATGAAGATAGGAGACTGCTTGCCGTGTCTTCCGACGTGGCCGCGCGTGTCGAATTGCACACCAACATAGAAGATGAAAATGGTGTGATGAGAATGATGCGCATCGAGGGTGGAATTCCGGTCGTCGCTGGTGGCACGGCCGAACTCGCTCGTGGTGCCGACCACATCATGTTGATGGGTGTCGGCTCTGAATATGAAATTGGCACCGAGTTCCCGCTTACTTTGGTATTCGACGACGGAACTGAGATTCTCGTACAGGTCGAGGTAATGGCTGCAAACGCTGGTGGTGGGCATGGTGCCATGGAGGAACATATGTCTCACGGTGAAGACGGGCACAGTGAGCATCAAGGCGCTCACGATCATTAA
- the rpmB gene encoding 50S ribosomal protein L28: MSRKCELTGKGPMTGNNVSHAKNRTRRRFLPNLQDVTLQSDLLGRSFRFRVSSAALRTVDHRGGLDAFLAKAKDNELSAAALKVKKEIAKAQAGA, encoded by the coding sequence ATGTCGCGCAAATGCGAATTGACGGGCAAAGGCCCGATGACTGGCAACAATGTCAGCCACGCCAAGAACAGAACACGGCGTCGCTTTCTTCCCAACCTTCAGGATGTGACCCTTCAGTCTGATCTGCTCGGCCGCTCCTTCCGCTTCCGTGTATCCTCGGCTGCTCTGCGGACCGTGGACCACCGCGGTGGCCTCGATGCTTTCCTTGCAAAAGCGAAAGATAACGAACTGTCCGCGGCCGCTCTTAAAGTCAAGAAAGAGATCGCCAAGGCACAAGCCGGCGCATAA
- the meaB gene encoding methylmalonyl Co-A mutase-associated GTPase MeaB: protein MKELAAIAEKIRNGDRRALSRAITLVESLRSDHRQQALDLLAACGTGRQALRIGLSGTPGVGKSTFIESFGLFLVRQGLRVAVLAVDPSSSRSGGSILGDKTRMALLSREPHAFIRPSPSQTQLGGVARRTRDAVHLCEAAGFDVILIETVGVGQSETMVAQMSDLFLLLLAPAGGDELQGVKRGIMEIADLILVNKADGDLRAQAQRTCADYSGALRLLRKRPQDPEGFPKALLVSAIEEQGLEAVWGEIQALADWRREKGIWETTRKAQALHWFSEEVRSQLLEELVRDPNLATVLAQEEGAVARGEAAPAQAAAKIVRQFIESNNA from the coding sequence ATGAAAGAACTCGCCGCAATTGCTGAAAAAATCCGAAACGGAGACCGCCGTGCGCTATCGCGTGCGATTACGCTCGTTGAAAGTTTGCGTTCCGATCATCGCCAGCAAGCCCTTGATTTGCTTGCAGCATGTGGAACAGGACGCCAAGCACTCAGGATCGGGCTCTCAGGCACGCCCGGCGTAGGGAAATCGACATTTATTGAGAGCTTCGGTCTGTTTCTTGTCCGGCAGGGTTTGCGGGTCGCTGTATTGGCCGTCGATCCTTCATCCAGCCGTAGTGGCGGCTCGATCCTCGGAGACAAAACGCGCATGGCGCTGCTTTCGCGTGAGCCACATGCGTTCATTCGCCCTTCTCCGTCACAAACGCAGCTTGGTGGCGTCGCGCGGCGGACGCGTGATGCGGTGCATTTGTGTGAAGCGGCTGGCTTTGATGTTATTTTGATCGAGACAGTCGGAGTGGGCCAATCTGAAACCATGGTTGCCCAAATGTCGGACCTGTTCCTGCTCTTGCTTGCTCCGGCTGGGGGTGACGAATTGCAGGGCGTCAAGCGCGGCATAATGGAGATTGCAGATCTTATTTTGGTCAATAAGGCGGATGGGGATCTGCGCGCACAGGCGCAACGGACGTGCGCTGATTATTCTGGCGCGCTCCGACTATTGAGGAAACGACCACAAGACCCTGAAGGCTTCCCCAAGGCGCTGCTCGTTTCCGCTATCGAGGAGCAGGGTCTGGAAGCGGTCTGGGGTGAAATTCAGGCTCTCGCCGATTGGCGGCGCGAAAAGGGAATATGGGAGACGACCCGCAAGGCGCAGGCATTGCATTGGTTCTCTGAGGAAGTGCGATCGCAACTGCTTGAAGAACTTGTTCGAGATCCAAACCTCGCGACCGTTTTGGCGCAGGAGGAGGGCGCGGTAGCGCGGGGCGAGGCTGCGCCGGCGCAGGCAGCCGCGAAAATTGTGCGTCAGTTCATTGAGTCCAATAATGCTTGA
- a CDS encoding ligase-associated DNA damage response DEXH box helicase has translation MTHFPHQITSWFTAQGWDVHPHQRAVFENAHERSVLLIAPTGGGKTMAGFLPTLAELLHNQQTGLHTVYVSPLKALTADIQRNLLKPIEFLGLDIRVEDRTGDTSQTTKRRQRVDPPHILLTTPESLALLLSYEEAPKIFATVRRVIIDEAHALSESKRGDQLMLALSRLQAISPQMSRIALSATVDQPEALAAEIAPSPAQTKVIFADPGPAPDIRMLTSENRVPWSGGGGRHAIPDILDEISRHQTTLIFHNTRAQAEIFFHHLWMANEDDLPIGIHHGSLSKSARAKVEQAMVNGQMRAIVCTGSLDLGIDWGNVDLVIQVGAPKNIKRLVQRIGRANHRYNAPSKAIIVPANQFEVVECIAALDAVRDSALDGTAKAAGPLDVLCQHILVRACSSPFDANDLFEEVTTAGAYKGLDRKAFDDCLNFCATGGYALRAYDKWKRLRQDDHGNWSLRDPRTAAIIRMNIGTIQDTDTLKVKMRGGGQPLGEVEEAFAASLTPGDTFLIGGKIVRYDALKELTVQVSSSASKSPKVAVFNGTKFATSLQLSEGILKILNNPERADLPKKSKEWLKLQAQFSKIPQAAELLVESFEHDGRQHNCLYGFAGRNAQQTLGLLLTHRMERTGLAPLGFVATDYATLIWGLERVEDWSNLLSDTNLRSDLEGWLAGNTVMKRTFRSVATISGLIERNSPQQRKSGKQATFSSDILYDTLRKYDPEHLLLRMTRSEAVAGLVDFGRIEEMLHRTKGAIRHMHLERVSPLAAPLLLEAGKIPIHGEGRARLEEREAEKLLRAAGLG, from the coding sequence ATGACGCATTTTCCACATCAAATAACCTCGTGGTTCACCGCGCAAGGTTGGGACGTACATCCCCACCAGCGCGCTGTCTTTGAAAATGCGCATGAGCGATCTGTCCTGCTAATCGCGCCCACGGGTGGCGGAAAGACAATGGCGGGCTTCTTGCCGACTTTGGCAGAGTTACTGCACAATCAGCAAACCGGCCTTCACACAGTTTATGTCTCCCCCCTGAAAGCCCTCACAGCGGATATCCAAAGAAATCTGCTCAAACCTATCGAATTCCTTGGTCTTGATATCCGCGTCGAAGATCGGACGGGTGACACCTCGCAAACGACCAAACGGCGCCAGCGGGTAGATCCCCCTCACATCTTGCTGACGACACCCGAAAGCCTCGCTCTCCTGTTATCCTACGAGGAAGCACCAAAAATATTCGCGACGGTGAGACGGGTTATCATCGACGAAGCCCACGCCCTCAGCGAAAGCAAACGCGGCGATCAACTGATGCTCGCACTCTCGCGGCTCCAGGCCATTTCGCCCCAGATGAGCCGGATCGCTCTGTCCGCCACCGTCGATCAACCAGAAGCGCTGGCGGCGGAGATTGCGCCGTCACCGGCCCAAACAAAAGTCATTTTCGCCGATCCCGGTCCCGCTCCCGACATTCGCATGCTGACCTCAGAGAACCGCGTGCCTTGGTCGGGCGGCGGGGGACGCCACGCGATTCCGGATATTCTCGATGAAATCAGCCGACATCAGACGACACTGATTTTTCACAACACACGCGCACAGGCAGAAATCTTTTTCCACCATTTGTGGATGGCGAATGAAGATGATCTCCCAATCGGCATCCATCACGGAAGCCTGTCGAAATCCGCCAGGGCAAAGGTCGAACAGGCGATGGTCAACGGCCAAATGAGGGCCATCGTTTGCACGGGCTCGTTAGACCTCGGCATTGACTGGGGGAATGTAGATCTTGTCATTCAGGTGGGGGCACCCAAAAACATCAAGCGACTTGTTCAGCGGATTGGACGTGCAAATCATCGCTACAACGCCCCTTCCAAAGCGATAATAGTACCCGCAAACCAGTTCGAAGTCGTGGAATGCATCGCTGCACTCGATGCCGTTAGGGACAGCGCGCTGGACGGAACAGCAAAAGCGGCGGGGCCATTGGATGTTCTCTGCCAACATATTCTGGTCCGCGCATGTTCGAGCCCTTTCGATGCGAATGACCTGTTCGAAGAGGTCACAACGGCCGGCGCGTATAAAGGTCTAGATCGAAAGGCATTTGACGATTGCCTAAACTTTTGCGCGACCGGCGGATATGCGCTCCGCGCTTATGACAAGTGGAAGCGTCTGAGGCAGGATGATCACGGAAACTGGTCCCTCCGCGACCCGCGAACCGCCGCAATCATTCGCATGAATATCGGCACCATCCAAGACACTGACACCCTGAAGGTGAAGATGCGCGGTGGCGGACAGCCACTCGGTGAAGTCGAAGAGGCCTTTGCCGCGTCGCTCACACCTGGAGACACTTTCTTGATTGGCGGAAAGATTGTCCGCTATGACGCCTTGAAAGAACTCACAGTTCAGGTGAGTAGTTCAGCTTCGAAATCGCCAAAAGTAGCGGTATTCAACGGAACAAAGTTCGCTACATCTCTCCAGCTCTCAGAGGGAATATTGAAGATTCTCAATAATCCCGAGCGGGCTGATCTTCCGAAAAAAAGTAAAGAATGGCTAAAACTGCAGGCACAGTTTTCCAAAATCCCACAAGCAGCCGAATTACTCGTTGAGAGTTTCGAGCATGACGGCCGTCAGCACAACTGCCTCTACGGCTTCGCAGGTCGAAATGCCCAACAGACCCTCGGCCTGCTGTTGACACACCGGATGGAGCGAACGGGACTGGCCCCGCTTGGCTTCGTCGCGACTGACTATGCCACTTTGATATGGGGTTTGGAGCGTGTTGAAGACTGGTCCAATCTGCTCTCCGATACTAACCTTCGTAGTGATCTGGAGGGCTGGTTGGCTGGTAATACGGTGATGAAACGCACCTTTCGTTCCGTCGCTACGATCTCCGGCCTGATCGAACGGAACAGTCCGCAGCAACGTAAGTCCGGGAAACAAGCCACATTCTCAAGCGATATCTTGTACGATACGTTGCGAAAATATGACCCTGAACATCTCTTGTTAAGGATGACCAGGTCCGAAGCTGTAGCTGGTCTTGTCGACTTTGGCAGGATTGAAGAAATGCTGCACCGCACCAAAGGTGCCATAAGGCACATGCACCTCGAACGGGTCAGCCCACTTGCCGCACCGCTGCTGCTTGAAGCGGGGAAAATTCCAATTCATGGTGAAGGGCGCGCACGCCTAGAAGAACGTGAAGCTGAAAAACTCCTTCGTGCGGCAGGACTCGGATGA
- the pdeM gene encoding ligase-associated DNA damage response endonuclease PdeM, whose protein sequence is MKLKNSFVRQDSDDDNDLDEPVRSKIMTGYRFQLNDTLLEAQNSGALWVERLQLLCVSDLHLGKSDRLARSRGVLLPPYETMETLSRLADAITLFDPKIVVCLGDSFDDPLAENSLSETERDTLATLQAGREWIWIAGNHDPAPVSVAGQSKIAYSTSGLTFRHEATDNAFEISGHFHPKHKVPSGRLRPAFIHDTTRLIMPAFGLYTGGLPVKAPELQKWFPSGGIAVLCGGSRPLPVPF, encoded by the coding sequence GTGAAGCTGAAAAACTCCTTCGTGCGGCAGGACTCGGATGACGACAATGACCTTGACGAGCCAGTGCGCTCAAAAATCATGACAGGCTATCGCTTTCAACTGAATGACACACTTCTCGAAGCCCAGAACAGTGGTGCGCTTTGGGTTGAGAGATTACAATTGCTTTGCGTTTCCGATCTGCACTTGGGCAAATCCGACAGGCTCGCCCGTAGTCGTGGCGTCCTGCTACCTCCGTATGAGACGATGGAAACGCTTAGTCGCCTAGCAGATGCCATAACGCTATTTGACCCCAAAATTGTGGTCTGTTTGGGCGATAGCTTCGATGATCCACTGGCCGAAAACAGCCTATCTGAAACAGAGCGCGATACCCTCGCAACTCTTCAGGCAGGGCGCGAATGGATTTGGATTGCCGGCAATCACGACCCCGCTCCTGTTTCAGTCGCAGGCCAAAGCAAAATTGCCTACTCGACGAGCGGGCTGACTTTCCGGCACGAAGCGACTGATAACGCTTTTGAAATTTCAGGGCATTTTCACCCCAAGCACAAAGTGCCTTCGGGGCGGCTCCGCCCGGCGTTCATTCATGACACCACCCGGCTCATAATGCCCGCTTTTGGTCTATATACTGGAGGACTGCCGGTGAAAGCCCCGGAACTACAAAAGTGGTTCCCGAGCGGTGGTATCGCCGTTCTATGCGGCGGCTCAAGGCCCCTTCCGGTCCCGTTCTGA
- a CDS encoding LytTR family DNA-binding domain-containing protein — protein sequence MRAVAAATITGAAIGVSGPFGSYQALDWPVRLAYWCAVCAAGTLIALILSRSVEGVLGSSSSRWVRDLLTLLVFSLICTPVFVGFSAVVLPVASLSPSFFQKVFILVLAIGVALTVGRILLFDLNGSSAGSVAGFRPELIRLKQRLPDDATANIIHIRSEDHYVIVRLDDGSTHRLLMRLSDAIDEMDGVEGTQVHRSHWAANSAIKDFEKSEGKWIVRLSSNDVVPVGKKYHETVTALVAHFGISERDRKGP from the coding sequence GTGCGCGCTGTGGCCGCCGCCACGATCACGGGCGCCGCTATTGGGGTGTCTGGGCCATTCGGCTCCTATCAGGCATTGGATTGGCCCGTACGTCTCGCTTACTGGTGCGCAGTTTGTGCGGCGGGTACGCTGATCGCGTTGATCCTTTCTCGATCTGTAGAGGGAGTTCTTGGTTCGTCGTCCTCCCGTTGGGTGCGTGACCTGCTTACGCTGCTTGTGTTTTCGCTCATCTGTACACCTGTATTCGTTGGCTTCAGTGCTGTTGTACTTCCTGTTGCTTCACTTTCACCTTCGTTTTTCCAGAAAGTGTTCATTCTGGTATTGGCCATTGGGGTTGCTCTGACAGTTGGGCGTATCCTTCTATTTGATTTGAACGGGTCATCTGCGGGTAGCGTTGCAGGGTTCAGGCCCGAACTTATCCGGTTGAAACAAAGGTTGCCCGATGACGCGACGGCAAACATCATCCATATCCGCAGCGAAGATCACTATGTGATTGTTCGGCTCGATGATGGCAGTACCCATCGCTTGTTAATGCGACTGTCTGATGCGATTGATGAGATGGACGGTGTCGAAGGTACCCAGGTGCATCGCTCGCATTGGGCTGCAAATTCCGCGATCAAAGACTTTGAGAAATCCGAGGGGAAATGGATCGTGCGTCTTTCGTCGAATGACGTCGTACCCGTCGGCAAGAAATATCACGAAACTGTCACGGCCTTGGTTGCGCACTTTGGTATCTCAGAACGGGACCGGAAGGGGCCTTGA